In a genomic window of Candidatus Izemoplasma sp.:
- the cls gene encoding cardiolipin synthase, with protein sequence MKMNFKRNVWIGLILVLAIIVRIVFEIIIRTFRIDYSFANFLLQFLRYFVRFIAVLIWLRIVYKSEYTINKLPWLLFLILDPLTGTVFFLTFGRDFRESYRYASHPLMQDGQYLTHEPLTNFNNALLSKMDTEITDIYKTAYNITHHHVYQHDSQVTPITKGDVFFNELESHILKARSFILFQTYILRTDDTGKRILHALKQKAEEGVEIYLLYDAVGSVFLDRKLMKALKESGVIVHPIDSVYFGFFDTRITYRNHRKVCIIDGETAFLGGMNIADEYQNQSKKFPPFRDTQLKIKGQVINSLVQLFFKDYYYVTDTLIDDDRFYNAKRVSSNGLVQVIPSGPDDKYPPIRNVYVKMINNAKASIKIMTPYLALDNELATSLIIAARGGVKVDIIVPGIPDKKSVYMVTQSFFDELLQEGINIHLYNDAFCHAKVFIIDDRLASCGTYNFDNRSARSNFEVTMLLYQTGVEALVEAFNLDLQNATKVIENEWENKSMFKRLLLGIMNLFAPLV encoded by the coding sequence ATGAAAATGAATTTTAAACGCAATGTGTGGATTGGATTAATTCTTGTATTAGCCATCATTGTACGAATTGTCTTTGAAATTATCATAAGAACGTTTCGCATTGACTATTCTTTTGCGAACTTCTTATTACAATTTTTAAGATACTTTGTCCGTTTTATAGCTGTATTAATATGGTTGAGAATTGTTTATAAAAGTGAATATACAATCAATAAATTACCCTGGCTATTATTCTTGATTTTAGATCCTCTAACAGGTACGGTCTTTTTCTTAACGTTTGGTCGTGATTTTAGAGAGAGCTACCGATATGCATCACACCCTTTAATGCAAGATGGACAGTATCTTACGCATGAACCACTCACAAACTTTAATAATGCGTTACTTAGTAAGATGGATACAGAAATCACCGATATCTATAAGACAGCGTATAATATAACGCATCATCACGTATATCAACATGATAGTCAAGTAACCCCTATTACAAAAGGGGATGTATTCTTTAATGAACTTGAATCGCATATCTTAAAAGCACGATCATTTATTTTATTCCAAACCTATATCCTAAGAACAGACGATACCGGTAAACGGATTTTACATGCCTTAAAGCAAAAAGCCGAAGAGGGGGTTGAAATCTATTTACTCTATGATGCGGTAGGTAGTGTGTTTTTAGACCGTAAACTGATGAAGGCATTAAAAGAAAGTGGTGTCATAGTACATCCAATAGATTCTGTCTACTTTGGATTTTTTGATACGCGTATCACTTATAGAAATCACCGAAAAGTGTGTATTATTGACGGCGAGACAGCCTTCTTAGGGGGCATGAATATCGCAGACGAGTATCAAAACCAATCGAAGAAATTTCCGCCGTTTAGAGATACGCAACTAAAAATAAAAGGGCAAGTGATTAATAGTCTTGTCCAACTGTTCTTTAAAGATTATTATTATGTCACAGATACTTTAATTGACGATGACAGATTTTATAACGCTAAACGAGTGAGCTCTAATGGTCTCGTTCAAGTGATTCCGTCTGGACCAGATGATAAATACCCACCCATTCGTAATGTTTATGTTAAAATGATCAATAATGCCAAAGCCTCGATAAAAATCATGACCCCGTATTTAGCGCTTGATAATGAACTCGCCACATCGTTAATTATCGCGGCACGTGGCGGCGTGAAAGTGGATATCATTGTCCCCGGTATCCCCGATAAAAAATCGGTGTACATGGTCACTCAATCTTTCTTTGATGAATTGTTACAAGAAGGGATAAACATTCATTTATACAATGATGCGTTTTGCCACGCTAAAGTGTTTATCATTGATGACCGATTAGCATCATGTGGTACGTATAATTTTGATAATCGTAGTGCAAGAAGTAATTTTGAAGTGACAATGTTACTATATCAAACTGGTGTTGAAGCGTTAGTTGAAGCGTTTAATTTAGATCTTCAAAATGCAACTAAAGTGATTGAAAACGAATGGGAAAATAAATCGATGTTTAAACGGTTACTGTTAGGGATAATGAACTTATTTGCGCCACTAGTCTAA
- a CDS encoding TIGR02206 family membrane protein, producing the protein MFNEIYAQTFQLFSIMHIIPVGIIFIIITLIYIKRDWLRDSNKETILRYSLAALIVLQEITLQVYRLVFNTWELSTSLPLQLCAIGVMMTAVILITKSKTLFLKTVFILFIGASLALITPGIENNYGFPHFRYYQFFVSHGLIVINLSVILFVFNFQKDIRYKHLLDNFVSLMLIAIILYIINIITGGNYMYLMEKPAPGTLFDAFGPYPIYIVQILCFGIPFFFHLFYIPFFIRDFRMSNTRQNA; encoded by the coding sequence ATGTTTAATGAAATCTATGCTCAAACGTTTCAACTATTTTCGATTATGCACATCATTCCTGTAGGCATCATTTTTATAATTATTACCTTGATATATATTAAGCGTGATTGGCTAAGAGATTCTAACAAAGAAACAATATTACGATACAGTCTAGCTGCCTTAATTGTGCTTCAAGAGATAACTTTACAAGTGTATCGTTTGGTCTTTAATACTTGGGAGTTAAGCACGAGTTTACCATTACAACTATGCGCTATTGGTGTGATGATGACCGCAGTTATATTAATCACAAAATCAAAAACACTGTTTTTAAAAACGGTTTTCATTTTGTTTATCGGTGCGTCTTTAGCACTGATTACCCCAGGGATTGAAAACAATTATGGATTCCCCCATTTTCGCTATTATCAATTCTTTGTATCACATGGCTTAATTGTTATTAATTTAAGTGTTATTCTATTTGTCTTTAACTTTCAAAAAGACATCCGGTATAAGCATTTATTAGATAATTTTGTCAGTCTCATGCTGATTGCGATAATCCTTTATATAATCAATATCATCACTGGGGGTAATTACATGTATTTAATGGAAAAACCCGCCCCAGGTACTTTATTCGATGCCTTTGGACCATATCCTATCTACATTGTTCAGATTTTATGTTTCGGCATACCGTTTTTCTTTCATCTGTTTTATATTCCCTTTTTTATCCGGGATTTTAGAATGTCAAATACGAGACAAAACGCATAA
- a CDS encoding DUF2085 domain-containing protein — protein sequence MFCRQCGRDIKENACIHAVPLKVFERIILISIMMFLSMSAFIILPKVYLPLSHHAVLYGYFALSSVLVFVTLLGYILKRPYLAALFNCHQKSSRSLSMLTRLFPICVRCLGIMVGIAMTGILIYWQIYYWVYLILGLPLVIDGYLQHNSHYQSTQIKRFITGLLFGPTVVLIYSMALYLLIILLNYLNPFL from the coding sequence ATGTTTTGTCGTCAGTGTGGCCGTGATATCAAGGAAAACGCATGTATACATGCCGTTCCTTTAAAGGTTTTTGAACGGATTATATTGATCAGTATTATGATGTTTTTATCAATGAGTGCATTCATCATATTACCGAAAGTATATCTGCCGTTATCACATCACGCTGTTTTATATGGGTACTTTGCCTTAAGTAGTGTCCTCGTGTTTGTTACGTTACTAGGGTATATTTTAAAACGCCCTTATTTAGCCGCACTATTTAATTGCCACCAGAAAAGCTCACGGTCACTATCAATGCTTACACGACTATTTCCTATCTGTGTACGGTGTCTTGGGATTATGGTCGGCATCGCTATGACGGGGATATTGATTTATTGGCAAATATATTACTGGGTGTATCTTATTTTAGGTCTACCACTCGTCATTGATGGTTATCTTCAACATAACAGCCACTATCAAAGTACTCAAATTAAACGCTTTATCACAGGTTTATTATTTGGACCAACTGTCGTACTGATTTACAGTATGGCGTTGTATTTACTAATTATATTACTCAATTATCTGAATCCCTTTTTGTAA
- a CDS encoding zinc-ribbon domain-containing protein: MFTMAYCPNCGNEVNEDQDVCLNCGHKLKSQSSGFKAPVDEGGFLWGLLGFCVSIVGLILFLVWQNERPLTAKAAGMGALISVGISIFMYIVVFALAGAASF, from the coding sequence ATGTTTACTATGGCTTATTGCCCTAATTGTGGGAATGAAGTTAACGAGGATCAAGACGTATGTTTAAACTGTGGCCACAAATTAAAATCCCAAAGTTCAGGATTTAAAGCACCCGTTGATGAAGGTGGATTCTTGTGGGGATTATTAGGTTTCTGTGTCTCAATTGTCGGACTTATCTTATTTCTTGTTTGGCAAAATGAACGCCCATTGACTGCTAAAGCTGCCGGAATGGGTGCACTTATTTCAGTCGGTATTTCAATCTTTATGTACATTGTTGTATTTGCTTTGGCTGGCGCAGCATCATTTTAA
- a CDS encoding DUF975 family protein: MWALLLIIPGIIKALSYAMTPFILADDDYPNVKFGEAIKLSMRMMDGRKMDLFLLGLSFFFWGLLVAITFGLAIIYVGPYMQATLTEFYLDVKTRV; this comes from the coding sequence TTGTGGGCATTACTATTAATCATCCCAGGGATTATTAAAGCCTTGTCGTATGCGATGACGCCATTTATACTAGCTGATGATGATTATCCAAATGTGAAATTTGGTGAAGCAATTAAACTCAGTATGCGCATGATGGATGGTCGTAAAATGGACTTGTTCCTCTTAGGTCTGTCATTCTTTTTCTGGGGACTTCTTGTTGCGATTACTTTTGGTCTTGCGATTATCTATGTTGGACCATACATGCAAGCAACCCTCACTGAATTTTATTTAGATGTGAAAACGCGTGTTTAA
- a CDS encoding ABC transporter permease codes for MVIANLVIAQFYVMTQGGDMLSFMQLVKVIGLIILSIMTFSSFFFFIAIYMKTRNAFGTLSTLVGTFIGFLGGIYIPIGVLSKSVQNVVNLIPTAHAVTLMRRVFMQGAIDQVFDGAPEEAYQSYADIYGLNVNIFGYTMTNWQMVLSMVIFMTIFYLLSVIKLSHSKL; via the coding sequence ATGGTCATCGCAAACTTAGTGATTGCCCAATTTTACGTGATGACACAAGGTGGCGACATGCTATCTTTTATGCAGTTAGTGAAAGTCATTGGTTTAATCATATTATCGATTATGACCTTTAGTAGTTTCTTTTTCTTCATTGCCATTTATATGAAAACGCGTAACGCATTTGGCACTTTGTCGACATTAGTTGGCACCTTTATCGGATTTTTAGGCGGAATTTATATCCCGATTGGCGTATTGAGTAAAAGTGTCCAAAATGTTGTTAACTTAATACCAACGGCACATGCCGTAACTTTAATGCGCCGTGTCTTTATGCAAGGGGCAATTGATCAAGTATTTGATGGCGCACCTGAGGAAGCCTATCAAAGTTATGCCGATATCTATGGACTGAATGTGAATATCTTTGGCTATACGATGACAAACTGGCAGATGGTATTATCAATGGTTATATTTATGACAATATTCTACTTGTTAAGTGTTATTAAACTATCGCATTCTAAATTATAA
- a CDS encoding FAD-dependent oxidoreductase — MGSPENYDIALKHKKRVQDRYTVFEFERPDGFTFTPGQYGVFKHINKAVNGRKVRAFSLAMKQDEDLIRIATRIEAPVSDFKQHLDALTYGDKLTMQAPVGNFTIVDPSPAVFLVGGIGITPVYSMALSHPVLDKTLVYSELDHIYPFKEELEQIDHLTIHYTSGVEPTQHAIKEVVNTHSDALYYVVGSPNFVNGIKAFLNELGVNPKQIFNDSFSGY; from the coding sequence TTGGGAAGTCCAGAAAACTATGACATTGCATTAAAACATAAAAAACGCGTTCAAGACAGATACACTGTCTTTGAGTTTGAACGTCCTGATGGATTTACGTTTACACCGGGGCAATATGGTGTATTTAAACACATTAATAAAGCGGTGAACGGTCGTAAGGTACGAGCCTTTTCACTTGCGATGAAACAAGATGAAGACTTGATTCGGATTGCGACTCGAATTGAAGCACCTGTGAGTGATTTCAAACAACACCTTGATGCCTTAACATATGGCGATAAACTAACAATGCAAGCGCCTGTTGGTAACTTTACTATAGTAGATCCTAGCCCTGCGGTCTTTTTAGTTGGGGGCATTGGTATTACGCCGGTATACAGTATGGCCTTGAGTCATCCAGTCTTAGATAAAACACTTGTGTATTCTGAACTTGATCACATTTATCCGTTTAAAGAGGAACTTGAACAGATTGATCACTTAACCATCCATTATACCAGTGGGGTAGAGCCTACCCAACATGCAATCAAAGAAGTCGTGAATACCCATTCCGATGCGCTTTACTATGTTGTCGGTAGTCCTAATTTTGTGAATGGGATAAAAGCCTTTTTAAATGAACTTGGTGTCAACCCCAAACAGATCTTTAATGATTCTTTTTCAGGATATTAA
- a CDS encoding nucleoside phosphorylase gives MGIVSNKRKFDDSKALIEPSERLPKLPNMPKRVVLTFFRTEVERLYEDYEIEVIYTLESEMGEQPVFKFRDSDIALVPLGIGAPLAAGMFEEIIALGGEIFFCTCGAGTLINKELGALIFPTKGIRDEGTSYHYVKDQEEIKIHRHTNKRVQDILSELKIDYIEGTTWTTDAFYRETPSKIEAMKQRGCLTVEMEFTALAAVAEFRNVQFAELLYCGDKLSDNKWEGREWNKQELLRKDLIFLAKDVVAKM, from the coding sequence ATGGGTATTGTATCGAACAAGAGAAAGTTTGATGACAGTAAGGCATTGATTGAACCGAGTGAACGGTTACCAAAGTTACCAAATATGCCAAAACGTGTTGTCTTAACCTTTTTTAGGACAGAAGTAGAACGGTTGTATGAAGATTATGAAATTGAAGTCATTTATACATTAGAAAGTGAAATGGGTGAACAGCCCGTGTTTAAATTTCGCGATAGTGATATTGCCTTAGTACCTCTAGGCATCGGCGCACCACTCGCAGCCGGTATGTTTGAGGAGATTATTGCTTTAGGCGGAGAAATCTTTTTCTGCACGTGCGGCGCAGGAACATTAATTAATAAAGAACTTGGCGCACTGATTTTTCCAACCAAAGGCATCCGTGATGAAGGGACAAGCTATCACTATGTCAAAGATCAAGAAGAGATTAAAATACATCGTCATACAAATAAACGCGTCCAGGACATTTTAAGCGAATTAAAGATTGATTATATCGAAGGGACCACTTGGACAACGGATGCCTTTTATCGAGAAACACCATCGAAAATTGAAGCGATGAAACAGCGTGGTTGTCTAACAGTAGAGATGGAATTTACTGCCTTAGCCGCAGTTGCTGAGTTTCGAAATGTTCAGTTCGCAGAACTGTTATATTGTGGAGATAAGCTATCAGACAATAAATGGGAAGGAAGAGAGTGGAATAAACAAGAACTGTTGCGAAAAGATTTAATCTTTTTGGCAAAGGATGTCGTCGCAAAAATGTAA
- a CDS encoding DegV family protein, with the protein MTTLNGTDLFNMFAHGTSHVMKQRHLLNHINVFPVPDGDTGNNLVHTMQTIYREASHSEDFSESLESISDSALVGARGNSGVIFAQFVNGLNLSNQTGANHVKVSDFVDMVCESVTHTYNSLSNPVEGTMITVIRHWAETLKEQLGSIENIKLLFTNALEKAKESLEKTKETLAVLRKHNVVDSGAQGFVLFAEGMLSYFNGETLDLDENEVVELEDTHDFEGDIAFRYCTEGLVRANNIDEDKIRETLKDLGDSLIVAMGKHMFRIHIHTNNPEHVFKRLSEFGQIESQKIDDMKMDVALKNTDKKRVIVTDSIGDIAKDVLLDHNIVVIPIFVNVDQVQYLDKLSMTNETLFDYIDDALAYPTTSAPSIKYVNDLFNRLLLRFDEILVFTVSSKLSATYNIIKGEADKLAKKGKSIKVIDTLTNSGAQGLLVAKAAEMLDEGVPTDEIIDTINNDKKETEILVCLETFKYATMSGRLPKVVGKIGMTLGIRPIMTINKKGEGSAFGMALSQKGITKKIRKYVEKTLAKHDIERYSLVHCLNEPLLEEYDALFTEIIGKTPEFKTEVSSAVAVHSGIGSVAISYIKT; encoded by the coding sequence ATGACAACTTTAAATGGAACAGACTTATTTAACATGTTTGCGCACGGTACATCGCATGTCATGAAACAACGACATTTATTAAATCATATTAATGTGTTTCCTGTGCCCGATGGGGACACAGGAAACAATTTAGTCCACACGATGCAGACGATTTACAGAGAAGCAAGCCACTCTGAAGACTTTAGTGAAAGCTTGGAATCAATTAGTGATTCTGCGTTAGTTGGTGCTAGAGGAAATAGTGGTGTTATTTTTGCGCAGTTTGTCAATGGGTTAAATTTATCTAATCAAACAGGCGCAAACCACGTTAAAGTATCGGATTTTGTCGATATGGTTTGTGAGAGTGTAACACATACGTACAACTCACTCAGTAACCCTGTGGAAGGAACGATGATTACAGTCATTAGACACTGGGCAGAAACCTTGAAAGAACAACTTGGATCAATTGAAAACATTAAACTACTTTTTACAAATGCTTTGGAAAAAGCAAAAGAATCTTTAGAAAAGACGAAAGAGACATTAGCAGTCCTTCGTAAACATAATGTTGTTGATAGTGGCGCACAAGGGTTTGTTTTGTTCGCAGAAGGCATGTTATCTTACTTTAATGGAGAGACCTTAGATTTAGATGAAAATGAAGTGGTTGAATTAGAAGATACGCATGATTTTGAAGGTGACATCGCCTTTCGGTATTGTACAGAAGGATTAGTAAGAGCGAATAATATTGATGAAGATAAGATTAGAGAGACATTAAAGGACCTCGGTGATAGTTTAATTGTTGCGATGGGGAAACATATGTTTCGGATTCATATCCATACAAACAATCCCGAACATGTCTTTAAACGCTTAAGTGAATTTGGACAAATCGAATCACAGAAGATTGATGATATGAAAATGGATGTGGCGTTAAAAAATACAGATAAAAAACGCGTCATTGTGACCGATTCAATTGGCGATATAGCCAAAGATGTATTACTCGATCATAACATTGTTGTGATTCCGATATTTGTCAATGTCGATCAGGTTCAGTATTTGGATAAATTGAGTATGACAAATGAAACGTTATTTGACTATATTGATGATGCTCTTGCGTACCCAACCACAAGTGCCCCGTCAATTAAGTATGTCAATGATTTATTTAATAGACTCTTGTTGCGCTTTGATGAAATCTTAGTCTTTACGGTATCATCTAAGTTAAGCGCAACATATAACATTATTAAAGGTGAAGCTGATAAATTAGCGAAAAAAGGGAAAAGTATTAAAGTCATTGATACATTAACGAATAGTGGAGCACAAGGATTGTTGGTAGCAAAAGCTGCTGAAATGCTAGATGAAGGTGTTCCAACGGATGAGATTATTGACACCATTAACAACGATAAAAAAGAGACTGAAATTCTTGTGTGTTTAGAAACATTTAAATACGCAACAATGAGTGGTCGATTGCCTAAGGTGGTTGGGAAAATCGGTATGACACTTGGCATTAGACCAATTATGACAATTAACAAAAAAGGTGAGGGGTCAGCCTTCGGTATGGCCCTCAGTCAAAAAGGAATTACGAAAAAAATCAGAAAATATGTCGAAAAAACATTAGCCAAACATGATATAGAACGCTATAGTTTAGTTCATTGTTTAAATGAACCATTATTAGAAGAATATGACGCACTATTTACAGAGATTATTGGCAAAACACCAGAATTTAAAACTGAAGTTTCTAGCGCTGTTGCTGTTCATAGTGGCATTGGCAGTGTGGCAATTAGCTATATAAAAACTTAG
- a CDS encoding ATP:cob(I)alamin adenosyltransferase, giving the protein MTRIDDYKMISTKKGDKGTSKNYSNEAFSKSDTVFDTLGVLDELSSFLGLSYHYTPFKDDIKTIQTTIQHINSLIATNPDDTKKRNLAQISDEDIDKLEAIEARAINDTNIQPKFVLPGSESTKPGAYLGVCRALARKAERQVNRFYEVKQRDKNDLLLAYLNRLSDVLFILARSQD; this is encoded by the coding sequence ATGACACGCATTGATGACTATAAGATGATTTCTACTAAAAAAGGTGATAAAGGGACCTCAAAGAATTATTCAAACGAAGCCTTTAGTAAAAGCGATACTGTCTTTGATACACTGGGCGTACTAGATGAATTATCTAGTTTTCTTGGCCTGAGTTATCATTACACCCCTTTTAAAGACGATATTAAAACCATTCAAACGACAATCCAACATATCAATTCTTTAATTGCGACGAATCCTGATGATACCAAAAAACGCAATCTAGCACAGATTAGTGATGAAGATATTGATAAATTAGAAGCAATAGAAGCACGTGCGATTAACGATACCAACATTCAACCTAAGTTTGTATTACCCGGTAGTGAGTCTACAAAGCCTGGGGCCTATTTGGGTGTATGCCGTGCACTTGCAAGAAAAGCGGAACGACAAGTGAATCGCTTTTATGAAGTAAAACAACGGGATAAAAATGATTTGTTACTCGCATACTTAAATCGATTAAGTGATGTGTTATTTATTCTTGCCAGATCGCAAGATTAA
- a CDS encoding deoxyribodipyrimidine photo-lyase, which translates to MQERYDEVIETDSPQQALYLMTKAFRIRNNYALNALTHFDQDMRHVVVFHTDEKNDRTNHFYHQLTQDLPEKLTQMTEHVDIKNTLDDISDLIKDVDIVYTDKAYLKEDKHRFNQLKTMCEKHHTGLVTVENNVFVPVVIASDKEEYAARTIRPKINQKLQDFKDTVLMEYDGCLGEREAYEVLESFVRHKLDHYDQRNDPAKEMTSGLSPYLKFGFISPVQIFHIINEQSSPNKDAFLEELIVRRELAYNFVYYNEGYDTFDQMTYGWAYQTMDNHILDKREHLYTIEDYKTFNTHDKYFNTAMKEMIYFGEMHGYMRMYWAKKIIEWSKNYEYAFNTALKLNNYYFYDGNTPNGYTGVAWCFGKHDRAWTERQIFGKLRYMNANGLKRKFDIDDYVDMINQRVEDMDE; encoded by the coding sequence ATGCAAGAGAGATATGATGAAGTAATTGAAACTGACTCACCACAACAAGCCTTATATCTTATGACAAAAGCGTTTCGCATTCGCAATAACTATGCCTTGAATGCGTTGACGCATTTTGATCAAGATATGCGCCACGTTGTGGTTTTTCATACAGATGAAAAGAACGACAGAACCAATCATTTTTATCATCAGCTAACGCAGGATTTACCGGAAAAACTTACCCAAATGACCGAACATGTCGATATCAAAAACACCCTTGATGATATCAGTGATTTGATCAAAGACGTTGATATTGTGTATACTGATAAAGCGTATTTAAAAGAGGATAAACACCGATTCAATCAATTAAAAACCATGTGTGAAAAGCATCATACAGGACTCGTCACCGTTGAAAATAATGTGTTTGTTCCTGTTGTCATCGCAAGCGATAAAGAAGAATACGCCGCAAGAACCATTCGCCCGAAAATTAATCAGAAACTTCAAGACTTTAAGGATACAGTCTTGATGGAGTATGATGGGTGCTTAGGAGAACGTGAAGCGTATGAAGTCTTAGAATCTTTTGTCAGACATAAGTTAGATCATTACGATCAACGCAATGATCCTGCAAAAGAAATGACCTCAGGCTTAAGCCCATATTTAAAGTTTGGGTTTATCTCACCTGTCCAAATCTTTCACATTATTAACGAACAATCATCTCCGAATAAGGATGCATTTTTAGAAGAGCTGATTGTAAGAAGAGAACTCGCATATAATTTTGTCTATTACAATGAAGGGTATGATACGTTTGATCAAATGACCTATGGTTGGGCCTATCAAACGATGGATAACCATATATTAGATAAACGGGAACATCTCTATACGATAGAGGATTATAAAACGTTTAATACACATGATAAGTATTTTAATACGGCGATGAAAGAAATGATATATTTTGGTGAGATGCATGGGTATATGCGGATGTACTGGGCCAAAAAGATTATTGAATGGTCAAAAAATTACGAGTATGCCTTCAATACAGCGTTAAAACTGAATAACTATTACTTTTACGATGGCAATACCCCAAACGGGTATACAGGTGTCGCGTGGTGTTTTGGTAAACACGACCGGGCTTGGACAGAAAGACAAATCTTTGGTAAACTTAGGTATATGAATGCGAACGGTTTAAAACGAAAATTTGATATCGATGACTATGTCGATATGATTAATCAACGAGTGGAGGATATGGATGAGTAA
- a CDS encoding DUF523 and DUF1722 domain-containing protein produces the protein MSNFKKPNIVLSACIEHKHVRYDGSMISSEFVKRLEPFVNYILVCPETEIGLPSPREALRLVRENHDDEIKLISSIHGKDHTKAMVEFTNSFIESLDAREIDGFLLKAKSPTCGYNGVKVYRGVGKANVYSQKVPGFFGGAVVERFPDYPVSTERHISNFVIRDHFFTSIFTLAQFRHLKTHHKIGHLRDFHAENKYLLMTFFQDGVKRLGQIVANHDKLPSKTVYEFYEKALRDLLQHEPTKEKRVNVYTHMYGYFKDKIKTSEKDHFFETLNDYQNDKLPYTNVLTLLLGYAVRFDEDYLLDQTIFSPYPKDLLQVADSGKQL, from the coding sequence ATGAGTAATTTTAAAAAACCGAATATTGTATTAAGTGCGTGTATTGAGCATAAGCATGTACGCTATGATGGCTCAATGATTTCAAGTGAGTTTGTCAAACGGCTTGAGCCGTTTGTCAACTATATATTAGTTTGCCCAGAAACAGAAATTGGCTTACCGAGTCCACGAGAAGCTTTACGACTGGTGAGAGAAAATCATGATGATGAGATCAAACTCATCTCAAGTATTCACGGTAAAGATCATACCAAAGCCATGGTCGAATTTACGAACAGTTTTATTGAATCATTAGATGCGCGTGAAATAGATGGCTTTTTACTAAAAGCAAAAAGTCCAACCTGTGGCTACAATGGCGTTAAAGTCTATCGCGGGGTAGGGAAAGCGAATGTATATAGTCAAAAAGTTCCAGGGTTCTTTGGCGGGGCTGTTGTGGAACGATTCCCAGATTATCCTGTTTCAACAGAAAGACATATTTCCAACTTTGTGATTCGTGATCACTTTTTCACAAGTATTTTCACATTAGCTCAGTTTCGTCATTTGAAAACACATCACAAAATAGGACACTTACGTGATTTTCATGCCGAAAACAAATACTTATTGATGACCTTCTTTCAAGATGGCGTGAAACGCCTCGGTCAAATTGTGGCAAATCATGATAAACTACCAAGCAAAACAGTCTATGAATTTTATGAAAAAGCGCTCCGTGATTTATTACAACATGAGCCAACAAAGGAAAAACGAGTGAATGTTTACACGCATATGTATGGCTACTTTAAAGATAAAATCAAAACCAGTGAAAAAGATCATTTCTTCGAGACATTAAATGATTATCAAAACGATAAATTACCCTATACCAATGTTTTAACCTTGCTTTTAGGCTATGCGGTAAGATTTGATGAAGATTATTTATTAGATCAAACGATATTTAGTCCATACCCTAAAGACTTATTACAAGTTGCGGACAGTGGTAAACAATTATAA
- a CDS encoding PadR family transcriptional regulator — MGDNTLDNLIQELRKGTLVLAVCSQLSTQHYGYSLVDTLQKKGLDIDKNTLYPLLRRLEKQDILTATWDTKRARPRKYYQLSTYGKKIYASLKDEYHALHKVIKQLMGE, encoded by the coding sequence ATGGGAGATAACACACTCGATAATTTAATTCAAGAGTTAAGAAAAGGCACCTTAGTGCTTGCCGTTTGTTCACAGTTATCAACTCAACACTATGGTTATAGTCTTGTTGATACGTTACAAAAAAAGGGGTTAGATATTGATAAAAATACGCTTTATCCCTTACTTAGACGACTTGAAAAACAAGATATTTTAACGGCCACTTGGGATACAAAGCGTGCTCGACCACGAAAATACTATCAACTTAGTACGTATGGTAAAAAGATTTATGCATCACTTAAAGACGAATATCATGCACTACATAAAGTAATAAAACAATTAATGGGGGAATGA